The DNA sequence TAAGAAAGAATCGGCTAAATTTAAAGCAGTTGTTAGCAAAAATGACGAGCTAATAAAAAATGCTTTAAATAATGAAAAAGAGTACCACAAAGTGGAATTTTTCCCTAACGTAATAGAATTTTAAAGGTAAAACTTGAGCCAAGAACTAGAAGAAGCAAAAGAGCTGATAGATCAGCATTTAGATGAAAATTTAGAAGATAACGAACTCTCGCCTTACGAGCTAGCCCAACACCTAAAAACGCTAAAGAAACACGACGAAGAGCTCTTTGCTCAATATCTTGAGAAGCTAGATCCTGAAATTTTAGGTGATGTTGCTATCGAGCTACCTGATCACATGCTAAAAGACGTGATCGACACACTACCAGCCGAAAAGATAGTAGAGGCACTTGAAGAGCTAGAGAGTGATGATGCGACAGACTTGCTTCAATACATCGAGGATATTGACGAGGATAAAGCTAGAGAACTCTTTAATGAGCTTGATAGAGAAAACCAAAATGAGATTTTAAGACTTAGAAGTTATGAAGAAGATAGAGCCGGTGCTCACATGCAAACAGAGCTTTTCTCGGCTCACCTTGAAGAAAAGCTTGGCAGTGCAGTAGCAAGACTTAGACGCGAGAAGCAAGAAGGAAAGTTAGAAAATATTTCACAGCTTTTTATTATTGATAAAGACGGTGTTTTACAATACGCTATTCCACTTGAGGATCTTATACTATTTGACTTTACAAAGACACTTAAGCAAAATATCGAAACCGCAGATATTGACCAGTATAAGCCCCACGTCGCAAACGATATGGACCTTATGCAAGACGTTGCTGATATGTTTCAAGAGTACGATCTAAACGTTATAGCAGTTACTAGTAGTAGCGGTATATTGCTTGGGCGTATCACGGCTGATGATATCCACGACTACATCCAAGAGAGCGCAACTGAGCAAATGTATAACCTAGCCGGTGTTGATGACGAGTCAGAAGAGGACGATACGACGCTATTTAAGGCAGGTCGCAGCCGTGCGGTCTGGCTTGGTGTAAATTTACTAACAGCTCTTTTTAGCTCGTCCATAATAGGACTTTTTGACGAGACAATCGCAGCCTATGTCGCTCTTGCTGTTTTAATGCCAATAGTCGCCTCAATGGGTGGAAACACCGGCACGCAAGCCCTTGCCGTTACGGTTCGCCGTTTAGCACTTGGCGAGATAGAGTTTAAA is a window from the Campylobacter concisus genome containing:
- the mgtE gene encoding magnesium transporter gives rise to the protein MSQELEEAKELIDQHLDENLEDNELSPYELAQHLKTLKKHDEELFAQYLEKLDPEILGDVAIELPDHMLKDVIDTLPAEKIVEALEELESDDATDLLQYIEDIDEDKARELFNELDRENQNEILRLRSYEEDRAGAHMQTELFSAHLEEKLGSAVARLRREKQEGKLENISQLFIIDKDGVLQYAIPLEDLILFDFTKTLKQNIETADIDQYKPHVANDMDLMQDVADMFQEYDLNVIAVTSSSGILLGRITADDIHDYIQESATEQMYNLAGVDDESEEDDTTLFKAGRSRAVWLGVNLLTALFSSSIIGLFDETIAAYVALAVLMPIVASMGGNTGTQALAVTVRRLALGEIEFKDAKNVLKREVSISLINGLIFGVVMGIIASVWFDKGMLGVVIGLSMVTNLFFAGFFGTIIPLTLRRFNIDPAVGSAVILTTFTDAIGFFSFLGLAKWILL